From one Sphingobacteriales bacterium genomic stretch:
- a CDS encoding amidotransferase, translating into MNIQCFQHVHYEDLGCIASWIELNGHILNYTRFFENHKIPNIDDIDLLIIMGGPMSVNDEGKFTWLKTEKNAIKEAIVKNKIVIGICLGSQLVANVLGEEVYRNSEKEIGWHDINLIEQNESENIINNNTKRLKVFHWHGETYKLPNNSMRLAYSECCENQAFLYNKKVLGLQFHLEVTKNSVAAMLKNGRNELNNGKYIQSESEILNQTEFIESNNKIMFQILNRLIKNNSW; encoded by the coding sequence ATGAATATACAATGTTTTCAGCACGTACATTACGAAGATTTAGGTTGTATTGCAAGTTGGATTGAATTGAATGGTCATATTTTAAATTATACACGATTCTTTGAAAATCATAAAATTCCCAATATTGATGATATAGATTTGTTAATTATAATGGGAGGGCCGATGAGTGTTAATGATGAGGGAAAATTCACCTGGCTTAAGACTGAGAAAAATGCAATTAAAGAAGCAATTGTAAAAAATAAAATAGTCATCGGAATCTGTTTAGGATCTCAGCTTGTTGCAAATGTATTAGGTGAAGAAGTATACAGAAATTCAGAGAAGGAGATAGGATGGCATGATATAAATTTAATTGAACAAAATGAATCTGAAAATATAATAAATAATAATACTAAAAGATTAAAGGTATTTCATTGGCATGGTGAAACGTATAAATTGCCCAATAATTCAATGCGTTTAGCTTATTCAGAATGTTGCGAAAATCAAGCATTTTTATACAATAAAAAGGTTTTGGGACTTCAATTCCATTTAGAAGTAACTAAAAATAGTGTTGCTGCAATGTTAAAGAATGGTAGAAATGAATTGAATAATGGAAAGTATATCCAGTCAGAAAGCGAAATTCTAAATCAAACAGAATTTATAGAATCAAATAATAAAATTATGTTTCAAATTTTAAACAGACTTATAAAAAACAACAGCTGGTAA
- a CDS encoding alpha/beta fold hydrolase, with protein sequence MQKNLPKTFTTISYDRAGVLWSERGINPKSGEKIAEELYELLKKAKAPKPYILVGHSLGGILTRFFVKKYSPDVAGIILVDSQFPNDQDFLSPKLYEMVNQGLPSRFLKFGNEFGFVRVMFDNMFPNTEQYKYQNSIMPTLLYKSAYGVLEEQDEMKNIKNEASKINSFDSIPLVVITAADKNRFNNFISDEKLKSEMLNAWDKMQKNLLNLSSESKQILATNSGHYINQDQPEIIENEIIEMLKKLQNTVRRR encoded by the coding sequence ATACAAAAAAACCTACCTAAAACATTTACAACTATTTCCTATGACAGAGCGGGTGTATTATGGAGCGAAAGAGGAATAAATCCTAAATCAGGTGAGAAAATTGCTGAAGAATTGTACGAATTATTGAAAAAAGCAAAAGCACCGAAGCCATACATTTTAGTTGGACACTCTTTAGGAGGTATCTTAACTCGTTTTTTTGTTAAAAAATATTCACCAGATGTCGCAGGAATAATACTTGTAGACAGTCAGTTTCCCAATGATCAAGATTTTTTATCTCCAAAATTGTATGAAATGGTAAATCAGGGATTACCAAGCAGATTTTTAAAATTTGGAAACGAGTTTGGATTTGTAAGAGTAATGTTTGACAATATGTTCCCAAATACAGAACAATACAAGTATCAGAATTCAATCATGCCAACTTTGTTGTATAAAAGTGCTTATGGTGTACTTGAAGAACAAGATGAAATGAAGAATATTAAGAACGAAGCAAGCAAAATAAATTCATTTGATTCTATACCGTTGGTTGTAATTACAGCTGCTGATAAAAATCGGTTTAACAATTTTATTTCAGACGAAAAATTGAAATCAGAGATGCTAAATGCTTGGGATAAAATGCAAAAGAATTTATTAAATTTATCCTCAGAGAGTAAACAGATTTTAGCGACAAATAGTGGACATTACATCAATCAAGACCAACCGGAAATTATTGAAAATGAAATAATTGAAATGTTAAAAAAATTACAAAATACCGTTCGCCGTCGTTAG
- a CDS encoding dipeptidase — MTVLIVLLLASAIFFFFFLGKLVDGNINRCDYPGTGEVSEKAKSLHAKLLIADMHADSFLWDRNFLERNQRGHIDLPRMLEGNAALQIFDAVTQTPRGLNYDRNDDRTDNITLLTIANRRPPRSWFSLKERALHNAELVHKAAANSAGRFSVIKNQKELNAFLEKRIHSLKMAAGMLAVEGLHALEGRLENLEVLHQAGYRMMGLVHFFDNDAGGSSTGMQKGGLTDFGKAAVRKMEELYITVDLAHASEQLIEDVLAYSHKPVVVSHTGLRGTKDSLRNLSDAHLKAVAEKGGLIGIGYWSEAVCDISPAGIAKTIRYAVNRAGVEHIALGSDFDGAVATQFDISSLVLLTDALLKEGFEEEEVAQIMGGNQIRFLQQWLPA, encoded by the coding sequence AGCCATTTTCTTCTTTTTCTTTTTGGGAAAACTGGTGGACGGCAACATCAATAGATGCGATTATCCCGGCACCGGCGAGGTTTCCGAAAAGGCAAAATCACTGCATGCGAAACTGCTCATTGCCGATATGCATGCCGACAGTTTCCTGTGGGACCGCAATTTTTTGGAGCGCAATCAACGCGGACATATCGACCTGCCCCGTATGCTGGAAGGAAATGCAGCACTCCAGATTTTTGATGCCGTCACGCAAACACCCAGAGGGCTCAATTATGACCGGAACGATGACCGCACGGATAATATAACCCTGCTTACCATTGCGAACCGAAGGCCGCCGCGCAGCTGGTTCAGTTTAAAAGAAAGGGCGCTGCACAATGCAGAGCTGGTTCATAAAGCCGCCGCGAATTCGGCAGGACGGTTCAGTGTCATTAAAAATCAGAAAGAACTGAACGCATTTCTGGAGAAGCGGATCCATTCGCTGAAAATGGCGGCAGGCATGCTGGCGGTGGAGGGGCTGCACGCGCTGGAAGGCAGGCTGGAAAATCTGGAGGTGCTGCACCAGGCCGGATACCGGATGATGGGGCTTGTGCACTTCTTTGACAACGATGCGGGCGGTTCTTCCACCGGCATGCAAAAGGGGGGACTGACCGATTTTGGAAAGGCAGCAGTGCGAAAGATGGAGGAACTGTATATCACCGTTGACCTGGCGCATGCGTCCGAACAGCTGATTGAGGATGTGCTGGCGTATTCCCATAAACCGGTCGTGGTGTCGCATACAGGGTTACGAGGCACGAAGGACAGTCTGCGTAACCTCAGCGATGCACACTTGAAAGCCGTGGCGGAAAAAGGCGGGCTCATCGGCATCGGTTACTGGAGCGAAGCGGTGTGCGACATCTCACCGGCGGGTATTGCGAAAACCATCCGCTATGCCGTGAACCGGGCAGGTGTGGAGCATATAGCACTCGGTTCGGATTTTGACGGAGCTGTGGCCACCCAGTTCGATATCAGTTCGCTGGTTTTGCTCACGGATGCCTTGCTGAAGGAAGGGTTTGAAGAAGAAGAGGTAGCACAGATTATGGGCGGCAACCAAATCCGGTTTTTACAGCAATGGCTGCCGGCGTAG